The sequence below is a genomic window from Candidatus Thermoplasmatota archaeon.
TTTTTTAAACAAATCAGCATTTTCCAAATATTTATTCAGCTCTGGATTGGCTTTCACAACCTCGTCAAGCTCCCTTTTCGATAGATTACCCTCAGATATGATGTCACTCAGCCCCGGCATCTTCGTTTTAAATTCCAGTTCTTCTATAAATTCCCTTGCTTCCGAATACCAGAGGGGAGTGAATATGAGCCCTCTTCCCGTAACTTCAAAAGAGTCTCTTGACATGGAAAGAATTTTTTTGGATTTGACATCTTCTATCTCATATCCGGCAACCTTTCCATTGCTGTCCCTTATAACCTTTTTTACGATGCCCATCTCCTCTCCCGTATCCTCAAAATATGCAATACTGCCTGACTTGTCATCACCCCAGAAGGGCCACACCATTTTTTTCAATTTTTCCCAAAAAATTTTCAATTTACCCATCATATATCACACCCCTTTAACATCACCCCATAATCCAATCTTTCCCTTAACGAATGAATTGCATATCCCGGAAGCCATGAAAGAAGGCAGGCAGGAATAGCCATAATGGCAAAGAGAAATAAAATTATGCCAGCAATTGTGATTATGGAAGAAAAAGGCACAAGCAGTGAATGATTTGTCCGGAATATGTATAAAAAAGATTTGACGGCAAAAAGAGAAGAAAACCATGTATTTACAAGAAGGGCAGAAAGCATTATCTCGGCTCTCCATCTGCATCCAATGGCGTAAGCAATAATCCCCCCAAAAAATGAGGATAAAAAAAGCAAATAAACAAAATTTTCAAAACAATAAAGCAGTGGCAAAGCCATAACGAAGCCGCCAATAGAAGCGATAAAGGGCTTTTTAATGCCAAACTCAATCCAGTGCAATTCACCATCCATCCATTTAAGAGCATTCATGCATTTCTTCTTTATTCTTCCAGCAGAAAAAGAAAACGAATGGAATGATTTGTACACCGAATGCATTCCTACATGCGCGGGCAGTAATGTCCACGATAAATAGCATCTCATAACCGCATATTTCCCTACCGCTATTGATGTAGCCATGAGTAAGAGAGACGTAATAATTGACATTACCAATGCGGATATAACAGAAAGAGCTATAATCGTTCCCCGCGGATTCCAGTTATGCAGAGAACGGATAAAAGAAGATGGTATCAGTTTCCAATAAGGAGAGGAGTATATGTATACGTTGCCCGTGTAAGTCCCTAGCTCTGTTCCCCGGGGAATATATGCAGTAATGTTCCCCGAAAATCTACCACCTCTTTTCAATGTAAATATTTTATTACCACTATAATCTAAAAAACCCGAGATATTGCCAGATGAAAATATAAATCCCTTTACAGAAAATAAGGACGGATTTACAACCGATATGGACTGTGGAAAAGATTCTTGCTCTTCACTCAGGCTACCAAAGAAAACACTACTCTTTGGCGGGGTTTTGTCAACGCCGAGGGAGGAAGAAAGCTTATCGTATGAAAATGATGTGGCGATCATCAGGAATATAAGGTAAAAGAAGAGGGAGTAAACAAAAACACGTTTTGATGAAAGTCGTTCGGGGCCAAATATATGATCCTTCAACTTATCCTTCAAACTTTTTCCATTTTCTGGAGCCCATATGATAACACCGGCCACGAGAAGAGAAACGGATACCGCTGTTGGAACAAAAACAGCGTAATGCACATCTGCCTGAGGCTTGCCCCATGCCATGGGCTTTGACAGCTCCTTAAATGCATGCTGTATCCATAACCACGGGTAGCCTGCAAATGGTATTTTTATAGGTTGTCTTCCTAGCAGTATTGCTTTTCCCTTGAGCATTTTGTCGTTCACAGGCGGTTCGGGGACGTGGGGGCCTGCCTGATCAGTATAATTGTTAGCATCTCCTTTCGTGATCAACGTGATTTTTCCATTGCTTGTTGCTACTTCTAAAACCCGATGGGCTATGAGTAATTCCCTGCCCCAGCTATTTGCACTTTCATAAATAATAACGTCCCCCTCACGCACATCCTTTATACTGCACGGAATCCAGGGAAGCATATCCCCTTCAAAAAGGGCTGGCCTCATTGAATGTGATGATACTACGCTCATGGGGAAGGAAGTTCCTGCCACGATTGTAAGGAAACGCCCGATGATTAAAAGAAGGACTGCAGCGAAGATTATATTTCCAATAACTTTTTTTAAATCCAGGTGCATTTTATCCCTCCGTATGTGTTATGTCCACTTTGATATAGTCTGTCTGCAAACGGGAGTAGAACCTAAACCACCAAAATCGGAAGCTTGGCCGATTCTGCACTACCAGCACAGTCAAATTTCCATCGCTACTAATATAATTTCCAATACTGGAAGATATATTTGCCTCTAGGTTGATTTCTATAGCAGAAGTGTTGGTGTCCAAAAGTTCATATGAACTGCTGGTGCAATTCCATATGTAGAGGGTTGCACCGTCTGTCCATATATCATGTGTCCCTATTCCGTTCCAAAGGATATGGAGAAGAGTAATGTTAATTTCATTCTCATATATGAAAAAGACAAACCTGTGGGCGGCATAATTCCCAATATCCGCTCTTTCATTTTGACGGATTTCATCATCTGCTGAAATGCGATTGTATTGGGCAGAGTTAAATTCCGTGGAGGGCAGATTATTTGCTGACGGTGGATTTTGGGAAACCTCATCCCTGTAAGCCCATCTGTCATTTCCTGCCCCGCTGCTGAAATCATAAGTTGTAGTATTTTCCCCTATAATGGCGTATGATGATTGAATATTTGTTACGACATACTGATTTGCATACAGGATGTTGGAATGCACGCTACCTACGAAGATTGCAGATATCGCAAGAGCAAGTATTAATGCCGATTTTTTTCTCATTCTACCCTATCTGGATTATTATTGCTGCAAGGAAAGCAAAAAGTATCGCAAGCCCTATCAGCAGTAACATTTTCTTCTTTGCGCCCATTATAAATAAAGAGGGGGAAAGATAGATTGTATTCCTGCCAGTTATCAGTGTGTCGTTGCTTCGAAATCGAAGGTTATCGTACCTGTGTGTGCGTTTAAATTATCTGGAGAACTTGGTATATCTATCGATATCTGTACCCATACATAGTCATCGCTTCCACTTGCAGCAGCGGTTGTATCTTCGGTATATCTCACCTGAGCGGTTGTATCCCATCCAGTAGCAATATTTGTTCCGTCCATATTGGAAGGATCACTGTTTCCTGTAGCAAGAGTCCATGCAGTTGCATCGGCAGGTGTTACATCAGTGCTTTTATTCCACATGAAAACGCTGCTTGCATCGTTCTCCGCCTTTGCTGTCGGGTCGCCGTGAAGCCATATCTGCAGATAGTCGGCACCGCTGGTTGTTGATACTTCTATGTCTGTTATATTAACACTGAAATTCTCCTCATTGACAATTGCAAA
It includes:
- a CDS encoding signal peptidase I codes for the protein MHLDLKKVIGNIIFAAVLLLIIGRFLTIVAGTSFPMSVVSSHSMRPALFEGDMLPWIPCSIKDVREGDVIIYESANSWGRELLIAHRVLEVATSNGKITLITKGDANNYTDQAGPHVPEPPVNDKMLKGKAILLGRQPIKIPFAGYPWLWIQHAFKELSKPMAWGKPQADVHYAVFVPTAVSVSLLVAGVIIWAPENGKSLKDKLKDHIFGPERLSSKRVFVYSLFFYLIFLMIATSFSYDKLSSSLGVDKTPPKSSVFFGSLSEEQESFPQSISVVNPSLFSVKGFIFSSGNISGFLDYSGNKIFTLKRGGRFSGNITAYIPRGTELGTYTGNVYIYSSPYWKLIPSSFIRSLHNWNPRGTIIALSVISALVMSIITSLLLMATSIAVGKYAVMRCYLSWTLLPAHVGMHSVYKSFHSFSFSAGRIKKKCMNALKWMDGELHWIEFGIKKPFIASIGGFVMALPLLYCFENFVYLLFLSSFFGGIIAYAIGCRWRAEIMLSALLVNTWFSSLFAVKSFLYIFRTNHSLLVPFSSIITIAGIILFLFAIMAIPACLLSWLPGYAIHSLRERLDYGVMLKGCDI